A window of Spartobacteria bacterium genomic DNA:
GCTGCCTGGCCATGTCCTGCGACACCTGAAAGCCGGCGAGCGTCGCGAAATCGCTGAAACACCCGCGCCCGGAGATCCGGTTTTTCATCATGTGCACAACATCCTGATTGGTACCAACTACACCGCCCTTCTCGCCGCCGGAAAAGAGGCTGAAAAATTGGGATATCACCCCGTGATCCTCTCTTCACAGATTACCGGAGAAGCTCGTGAAGCGGCTAAATTTCTAGCGGGCATCGGCAAAGACATCGCAGCGCACGACCTGCTTGCCGCCAAACCCGCCTGTCTGATTGCCGGCGGCGAAACCACTGTCACCTTGCGAGGCAAAGGCCTCGGAGGCCGCAATCAGGAGATGGCTCTGGCCTTCCTGGCCGAAATCCAGAATGACCCCGACGGCACCCGCAACCTGCATTTTCTCTCGGCGGCTACCGATGGCAATGATGGCCCCACCGATGCCGCTGGAGGTTTCGCCAGCCACAACGTCCTGCAAGCCGCTCAAACCCAGGGACTATCCATCCAGCACTTTCTTAGCGAAAATAATTCCTACGCGTTTTTCGACAAGGCGGGATACCTGTACAAAACCGGCCCCACCAACACCAACGTCTGCGATCTGCAAATGCTGATTGTTACGGAATGAAATGATACAACCTGTCCCTTAATATTTTAAAACAGTTGACACTTTGAAATGTAATTGTTAGGAAAAACTAACAATTAAATGAGGCAACCTTTAATAATCGAAATAAAAAAGCATTATGAAATGTAAGGAACAACGATTATGAATATTACAATTGTTTATGGATCAACGATGGGAAATACACAGAATGCGGCGAAACAGATTCAGGCTCAGCTGGGTGGAGATTTGATCAATGTCAGTGATTTGACAGAGGATGTCATAGCAGGTTCCGACCTGTTGGTGTTAGGGACATCCACCTGGGGCGTCGGTGATCTTCAAGATGACTGGAATGAGAAAGTTGACTTGTTTCATACAACTGCGTTGGACGGCAAAAAAGTTGCACTGTTTGGATTAGGTGACCAGGAAGAGTATGGGGATACATTCGTTGATGGAATGGGGTTGCTCTACCGGGCTGTAAAGGCATCGGGTGCACAGATTGTAGGTATGACAAGCAATGAGGGATATTCATACTCGTCATCTGAGGCTGAAGTTGATGGTAAATTTGCTGGACTGGTTCTGGATGATGACAACCAGTCAGAAATGACCGAAGCCCGCATCACAGAATGGGTTGCGTCGGTCAAAAAGGAAATGTCGTAAATGGAAGTTTTCATTCACCACATATATGAATTCCGTAAGGGATTGAGAAATCTTGTACTATATACAGGTAGCCTTAATGAGCTGAGCTCAATTAAAAAACGTCTCGATAAAGACAGCATTTCTTATCTGATTCAGCCGGTTGGCCGCGAAAAAATCAATGTGTTTTTTGGCAATCCAATCTGTGTGGATGTTGTCAGTCGCTTTGTGGATAAACGCCTATGTGATTTAACGCCCGAAGAAGATTTTATGTTGGGTATTATGCTCGGTTATGACCGCATTCAGCAATGTTTGCGTTATGTCAAACGAGCAGCCCACTACCAGATTTGCTCATGAATAACTCCGTAACATGTGCCCGGCAGCCTTGGTTGCCGGGCTTTTTTTGTCTGTACACCCTGTGGGTTGCCGGTACATGTGAAATATCTTACCTATTGCGATGCCGTTCTAGGCAACCCATTTTCTCCCATTACAGGCGTGCTCGTACACCAGATTAAAGCCCGCTTCACATTTTTCGTTGAAGAGTGCCCGGTCGTAGCTTTTCGTTGGCAGTCATTGATTCTTTTTTCAACTCTTCCGCAAAGTTCATGAGGTCGTCGTAATAGTTTTCTGTCGACGAACATCCCGCATAATCCCGGTTTTTATTATCCCTGTCCTGGTGCCATCGACAAAATTTTCATGAAGTGCGTCGGCACACGAGCGAAGCGGCAACATTCGAGGTACGAGGCGGCGATATGCATGCGGATTTCCCGAACTGGAACATTTGTAAATTACGCAGGGGGCAGGCTCTATCTATGTTTCTCCGCACAATTTCGTAGACGCGGAACGTACGGTCACAGACCTTCTTCTGCCGAGCCGTCATGTGAACTTCATGGCGTCTAATTTTCGCAATTTCGTCGCGGCGCACTGACAATCCTCTTATTTTGTCCCTTCTTTAGAAAGAAGAGGCAGACGATTCGTCACGACAGATTTTCTTTTGAACAGAGCGATCGGCATTACGAACGATTTCCGGGACGTGTCGTCCTTTGATACCGATCCGTCCCTGCTGCTGGATAAAGACCGCGCGTACATCAGGAATACCGCAGCATTGTTCCAGAATTTCTTTCATGGACCGCGACGTGCCGGTAAGGTTGCATACCCAGGTGGCACAGGCATCGGCCAGCGCGGCATCCTCCGCGATGACGGTAGCCAGGGCACAGTTTCCGGAGCTTTGCGAATGCCCCATTTCCGATGACGAAGAACAGACCGCGACGGGCTGATCTTCAGGCTGAAAACGCAGCGCCAGCGCACGATCTTTCCGGGTGTATCCGGAAAATAAACCCACATGCACCACGGATGAGGCGGCCAGATAACAATCGCCGCCATTATCGATGAGACAATCCGTGATCGATGCTTCGGAACGGGCCGTCTCATAGGCGCACTGCGCCATGGCCCCGGCCACTGCGGCCATAGGACCGACTTCGGCATACTGTACGGCCTGCAACATGCGGCGAACAATGCGCGGTGCGGCAGGATCATCAGGCAGCGGGGTCAAACTGGCGGCAAAAAGGGTATGCTCCGCAATGTACTGCTCCAGCTGCTCACGCTGGCGCACCAGTGCCTGTACGACCGGAAACGGATCGCCCGCTTTAACGCGATACGTGGCACCGCGATAGGAAAAGCGAGCGATGGTATAGCTTTGCACCATGCTAGAAAAGGGAACTGCAGGCACCAAAGGGGCAATGTGTCAGACAGGCCATGCATTCAATGCAGCGGGTTTCGTCATGCATTACTTTGCGCGTGTTCAAATCACTGATATGCAGCGCATTGGTTGGGCAATGCGTCAGGCAGTTTCCACAGGAAACGCATTTATCCTCATGCCAGACAAAGCCTTTAATGCCCTTGTTAATTTCCACATTAAAAGACTGGAGATAGCGAACAGCATCCTCGAAATCCTGTTCTTCGCCCGAGACCTCCAACAGCAGATACCCTTCTTCCTGCGGAGTCACTTTGGCACGGAAAATATTGATGATCAGATTGAAGTCCTTCACCAGCTGATAGACAATGGGTTTTTCCGTTTCGCTTTTCGGGAAGTAAAGATACAGTTTACGTGTAATCATGCCTTGGGTCCTCGTATTTCAAGTGATTGCATACCCTGGTTTAATGGCAGTCGTTCGATGGGGCGTGCCAGACTGAACTGTCCGTCGCGAATCTCCGCTTTGAGCAGTTCCGCTACTTCCAGAGCCATGCTGTAGGAAGAAAGCGAACCAACCGGAACGGTTTTTCCATGAATATCGACCTTGCCGGAGCGAAGGGCTTCGTAATTGACTTTGGTTACAATGCGGCCGTTACGTTCCTGATAATCACCCCCGTAATTGATAACGGCCGCATGAATATCCCGGTCTCGCACGGTGGTTCGTCGCAAAATAGCGGCGTTGAGAATGGGAATAGGAATGCCCACGCCCAGTGCCAGGGAAACCCCGTATCCTTTTAGGCTGGCTCCTCGAACAAAGCGGGGATTCATCTGTTTCATATCGCCCGTCAGTGCCAGCGTACCCGCACCTTCGTCGGGAACATCATTGGCTGTACGCGATACCCGAGAACAATGTTGTGTTCCCTGTGAAAAGACATGACCATGCGCACCTGCCAGCCAAACTTTCGAACCTACGCCGATGGTTTCATAGAGCGGATCATTCAGTAGCGGAGAGAGCTGTCCGGCCGAACTGTAGGTGATATTTCCCATACGCGGTTCCAGCACCCCCATATAGGTATATACGCGTTTTTCTGACGTATTGACGGCGACATTGTAATTCTGATAGCAATTGCGCGGATTCACCATCATCGCCTGATTTAAATCATTGATGTCAAAACAGGTACGAATTTCTCTCAATGGATAGTCGTCGGTTCCGTACGACAGAGCAAACAGCTGCAACTGTCTGCCCGCTATGAGATTTTCGATAACATGACCGCCTCCGTATAAAAAATCGCCGGGATAGGACATGTTGGCCGGATCATTATGGCGCAACTGGGTGGCCCCAAGAAACAGATCCACCGCCGCCACCCCGGAATACGCCAGCACATCATCAATCCATGCTTCGGTGATGCGCATTTTTGGTTTGCTGTGCCCA
This region includes:
- a CDS encoding UPF0280 family protein, translated to MVQSYTIARFSYRGATYRVKAGDPFPVVQALVRQREQLEQYIAEHTLFAASLTPLPDDPAAPRIVRRMLQAVQYAEVGPMAAVAGAMAQCAYETARSEASITDCLIDNGGDCYLAASSVVHVGLFSGYTRKDRALALRFQPEDQPVAVCSSSSEMGHSQSSGNCALATVIAEDAALADACATWVCNLTGTSRSMKEILEQCCGIPDVRAVFIQQQGRIGIKGRHVPEIVRNADRSVQKKICRDESSASSF
- a CDS encoding flavodoxin; protein product: MNITIVYGSTMGNTQNAAKQIQAQLGGDLINVSDLTEDVIAGSDLLVLGTSTWGVGDLQDDWNEKVDLFHTTALDGKKVALFGLGDQEEYGDTFVDGMGLLYRAVKASGAQIVGMTSNEGYSYSSSEAEVDGKFAGLVLDDDNQSEMTEARITEWVASVKKEMS
- a CDS encoding 4Fe-4S dicluster domain-containing protein encodes the protein MITRKLYLYFPKSETEKPIVYQLVKDFNLIINIFRAKVTPQEEGYLLLEVSGEEQDFEDAVRYLQSFNVEINKGIKGFVWHEDKCVSCGNCLTHCPTNALHISDLNTRKVMHDETRCIECMACLTHCPFGACSSLF
- a CDS encoding DUF2023 family protein — its product is MEVFIHHIYEFRKGLRNLVLYTGSLNELSSIKKRLDKDSISYLIQPVGREKINVFFGNPICVDVVSRFVDKRLCDLTPEEDFMLGIMLGYDRIQQCLRYVKRAAHYQICS